A window of Castanea sativa cultivar Marrone di Chiusa Pesio chromosome 1, ASM4071231v1 contains these coding sequences:
- the LOC142629803 gene encoding uncharacterized protein LOC142629803: MHYFSLRFCRGARRLTSPIFMAPALSSLLLSPSNPSFLSSPNPNLTHRRTQILSFTKSNNNNNNNNSTSKSKPADLAATEKKSFAVATGELFLGLASRLFIRRGPSKGPNGEVGSVAMFEDLNGSGFYANGSSSKERIGAVMEDEIEPDVVWEQRVKDVEAERQRRVVTSPGFSFSAAGLLFPYHLGVAKFLIQKGYIKETTPLAGSSAGAIVCAVIASGESMEEALKATKILAEDCRNRGTAFRLGAVLRDVLEKFLPDDVHIRSTGRVRVAVTQILWRPRGLLVDTFDSKEDVINAVFTSSFIPGYLAPRPATLFRNRLCIDGGLTLFMPPTSAAQTIRVCAFPASRLGLQGIGISPDCNPEDRASPRELFNWALEPAEDHVLDRLFQLGYQDAAVWAEENPVEDVVEDNNSLVGNGLPSS; this comes from the exons ATGCATTACTTCTCACTTCGTTTCTGTAGAGGAGCCAGAAGACTCACTTCTCCAATTTTCATGGCTCCCGCGCTCTCTTCTCTCTTACTCTCACCTTCTAACCcttctttcctttcttcccCAAACCCTAACCTCACCCACCGCCGCACCCAAATCCTCTCCTTCACcaaaagcaacaacaacaacaacaacaacaattccACTTCCAAGTCCAAGCCCGCCGACCTCGCCGCCACCGAGAAGAAGTCGTTCGCCGTCGCCACCGGCGAGCTGTTCTTGGGCCTGGCGTCGCGGCTCTTCATTCGGAGAGGGCCCAGCAAAGGCCCGAATGGGGAGGTGGGTTCGGTGGCCATGTTTGAGGACTTGAATGGGAGTGGGTTTTATGCGAATGGTAGTAGTAGTAAGGAGAGGATTGGGGCTGTGATGGAGGATGAGATTGAACCCGACGTCGTTTGGGAGCAGAGAGTGAAGGACGTGGAAGCTGAGCGTCAACGACGTGTCGTTACGAGTCCTGGCTTTAGTTTCTCTGCTGCTGGCCTCTTGTTTCCTTACCATCTCGGTGTCGCTAAGTTCCTCATTCAAAAGGGTTAtatcaag GAGACCACGCCATTAGCTGGTTCCTCAGCAGGTGCAATAGTCTGTGCAGTGATTGCCTCTGGAGAAAGTATGGAAGAGGCCTTGAAAGCTACCAAAATCCTGGCTGAAGATTGCCGGAATAGAGGGACTGCATTTCGGCTTGGG gCTGTTCTTCGAGATGTTCTTGAGAAGTTTCTGCCAGATGATGTTCATATTAGGTCCACCGGGAGGGTTCGTG TTGCTGTAACCCAGATTCTTTGGAGGCCTAGGGGCTTGTTGGTGGATACGTTCGATTCCAAGGAAGATGTCATCAATGCAGTTTTTACTTCTTCCTTTATTCCAGG ATATCTTGCACCAAGACCAGCTACATTGTTTCGAAACAGACTTTGCATTGATGGGGGATTGACTTTGTTTATGCCGCCAACATCTGCTGCACAGACG ATTCGTGTTTGTGCTTTTCCAGCTAGTCGATTGGGGTTGCAAGGAATTGGGATCAGTCCAGACTGCAATCCTGAAGATAGGGCCAGCCCCCGAGAG CTTTTCAATTGGGCACTTGAGCCAGCAGAAGATCATGTTTTAGACCGACTCTTCCAGCTTGGGTATCAAGATGCAGCTGTTTGGGCAGAAGAGAACCCAGTTGAAGATGTAGTTGAAGATAACAACTCCTTAGTTGGAAATGGCCTTCCCTCTTCATGA
- the LOC142636234 gene encoding uncharacterized protein LOC142636234, whose product MDKSWMPMAKTPDGRLSRPYIEGVNIFINFARSVVDLSGNIPCPCIHCVNCYRQSVQIVRIHLLHRGIMQSYVNWYNHGEPRLLNENIHDNEMSDGDHMDGIDALVGDRIRGEPRNATEDEELRHFDKLEEDAKRKLYPGCTDYSILKFVIEMLNIKVMTNLSNKGLDMMLELLTKVLPKDNLVPRSTYEAKKILRDLGMSYEHIDACKNNCALFWKENENLDKCSVCETPRYKDTRAQGKKIPHKVLRYFPLTPRLRRLYMLGQRAKDMRWYIDKQVDDGIMRHPADSEQWKEFDLQHLDFALEPRNVRLGLAIDGFNPFGNINNNYSMWPVILIPYNLPPWLVMKEPYFMLSLLIPGPHQPGNEIDTYLKPLVDELKELWKEGVETYDAYSKDHF is encoded by the coding sequence atggataaaagttggatgcCAATGGCTAAGACACCTGATGGCAGATTAAGTCGTCCATATATTGAAGGGgtcaatatatttattaattttgcaagATCGGTTGTGGACTTGAGTGGTAATATTCCGTGCCCGTGTATTCACTGTGTGAATTGCTATCGACAATCTGTTCAAATTGTGCGTATCCATTTGCTTCATCGTGGAATTATGCAATCTTACGTTAATTGGTATAATCATGGAGAACCTCGTTTATTGAACGAGAACATTCATGATAATGAAATGTCAGATGGTGATCATATGGATGGTATTGATGCCTTGGTAGGTGACCGAATTAGAGGGGAACCAAGAAATGCAACCGAAGATGAGGAGTTGCGTCATTTTGacaaacttgaggaagatgcaaAGCGTAAGTTGTATCCGGGTTGCACTGATTATAGTATCTTGAAGTTTGTTATTGAGATGTTGAATATAAAGGTAATGACCAACTTGAGTAATAAGGGACTTGATATGATGCTAGAATTGCTAACAAAGGTTTTACCAAAAGATAACTTGGTTCCAAGGTCAACTTATGAAGCAAAGAAGATATTACGTGACTTGGGCATGTCATATGAGCATATAGATGCATGCAAAAATAATTGTGCactattttggaaggaaaatgaaaaccttgATAAATGTTCGGTGTGTGAGACGCCTAGGTACAAGGATACACGTGCCCAAGGTAAAAAGATTCCTCATAAGGTATTGCGTTACTTCCCATTGACAccgagattgaggagattgtaCATGTTAGGCCAAAGAGCTAAAGACATGAGATGGTATATAGATAAACAAGTGGATGATGGGATAATGAGGCATCCGGCTGATAGTGAGCAGTGGAAGGAGTTTGATTTACAACATCTTGATTTTGCCCTCGAACCTCGTAATGTAAGGTTGGGGTTGGCTATTGATGGATTTAAcccttttgggaatataaaCAACAACTATAGTATGTGGCCTGTCATACTTATCCCCTATAACCTACCGCCTTGGCTGGTTATGAAGGAGCCATATTTTATGTTGTCCTTGCTTATTCCTGGTCCCCATCAACCAGGAAATGAGATTGATACTTACTTGAAACCATTGGTTGACGAATTGAAGGAGTTGTGGAAAGAAGGTGTAGAAACTTATGATGCTTATAGTAAAGATCATTTTTAG